In the Glycine max cultivar Williams 82 chromosome 19, Glycine_max_v4.0, whole genome shotgun sequence genome, AAAGAAGAGATTATGGAAAAGCATTCAGAATATTTGAGCCTCTAaaaacttttcttctttttctttgaggAGTGTAATGTGGATCCCAAGTAACCAAGAAAAGCAATCcgaaaattcaatttcaagcaaACTGTTCTCAAGTTTTCGAGGGATATAGTAATAGCAGAGCAAAAAAACACTGGAAAAAGCTTGTACCTATTGAAACAAAGGATAATTAAAAATCCAAAATGTATCAAAAGCCTAGACAATTTTAATCACTATTGCCTCTTAACAATTTGCGCACTATGACAATCATGCTCTCATAATGTAACAAAAGACACATTAGGATACTAGTACTGACACTGACACCAAGGTTACATAGTCCCACATCGAAGGAGTTTAGGTAGAGACATCGGTTTATATAACTAAGCGTGACATGTCTGGTCACGACCTTACTTGAACAGGATCTGTTCTATAGGCTCGTACCTCTGTGTCCTTGAGTTCTAAGGAGACAGGAACCTACGTCTGGTGGATGAATCATGACCGTGTGATCAGAGCGTGATTAACGGGCCTGATGAGCTTCTCTTAGGAGGAGATCCCATCTTGGGCTGTAGATGATCGTTCTCAGATACTTCCATGTCTGAGATGGTCACACGGTTGTCTGACAGaccttaaacttttttttttttttttttatttcaccaTTCTACAATTTTTGGCTCATTCATCGTTGAAAAACAGACCCCAACTTCATCCTTGTTGCCAGATCTTAAGGGCTATGAATGTTGTAGCTGACCATGCGGCCTTCCTTGTCCCTTAACTTACAATTAGCCAATTAGTTGTTCATGTTTTTAATTCTCCTTGGAGAGTTCCTGTTTAGTTGGCTCCTCCTaacccaagaaaaaaaaaaaaaacaactcttCCTAAGTTTTGATATATGAAAAAGATAGAGACCCAATTCTAAGTGAATCAGCAACCAGATTATTAACATCCTGAATTCCCACAATATTCATGGATGATACCAGAACGTTTCTAAATAATACatgtattgtacaattcatgcTAGATATGTATTTATGTTAGTTCTCgttgtattttattattcttttacttctatttttaaaatcttgtaTCAATACAAATTAGAATACAATATCACAATAATTAGATAAACTGTAACAAGTTTATTTTTACCATAacttatacttatttttaaattttacataaaaaaaaaatcaatcttcACTCCTGCCATGCTCCGATGCATCAAATTTATGAATCCTATACTAATTCATGATGCTGTTCCTAGTTTCCTATCTCCTACCTCATTAGTTGATTCGTCTAATGTTATTTTGCCGCGGGGATTTGAGCATGGGCGTTTAGGACATTAACATaaagtaatttaataaaataacatttttttttaaaattatacgaaattttgcattttttttaaaaaatgtttcgaaaaacttttgaaaaaaatttatgacatttttaaaatatctttttaatttattttaataaaaattcatagaaagacataaaataagttttttaaaaaaaacatatttcaagAAGTTTCAAAGTCAAGCTTACTAAAAAAAACTGACATTAGATGAGAATTTgtttaataaatacttaaactaaattatttacCTAAACACATTCTAAATTTTACTTTGctttaacattaaaattatacatttattaaatttggACACTTAATGTGTGAATTTATCCCTTCTATTCGTAGAGAGTGGGAAAGTAACAGAGTTGGTAAAAAGGACGattcaaagaaaattatattcacAATACAATTTTGACAAGCAAGCCATGCACATGCACTGCTTCAAAACTAATAGTAGTATTGTTTAGCTACATTTATAAATTAGCAAAAGGACAAAGCTTAGCTCACGAGATCAACAAATTACTCTATGACGATTAAAATCAAGTATCTTAAATAAGTGTGAACTTGActgtttattaaaaataaatggccCCCCAAACTAGCATGTGAGTTTAAATTTTAgacataaaatgataaaattgttacatctcaattcatattttatagatTTATCGAATCTATATTCACAACTTGCTCTGttatgacaaaataaaataaaggaaaggCTCAACTTGCTAAcgaaaaatttaacaaaaaacaaaaacttgggAATGAATATTCGAAAATCTTCCTCTCACTGTAGacttattaataaataagtatcAGAACACAAAATTCTGAGATCACACAATACACCACAGACAGAAATTAAAGCTAGCTACCCTCAAATGGCGGAAATGGCAGTGTCCTTGGCACGAACAAATTGCTTCCACTACTAAGCGATGAAACAAAATTGGTCTGGGACATCCCAAAAGAATTTGCAGACATAAAAAAGGAACTAGAATACATTCAAGCTTTCCTCAAGGATGCAGATTCAAGGGCAGCAGAAGGAGGCAACGCAAATGAGGGAATCAAAACATGGGTGAAAGAGTTGAGGGAAGCATCTTTTCGCATAGAAGATGCcattgatgaatacatgatccATGTGGAACAAGAGCATCATGATCCTGGATGTGCTGCTTTACTCTGTCAGATTATTCACTTGATTGAAACTTTGATGCCTCGTCATCGAATAGCATCAGGGATTCAGCAGATTAAGTCAGTTATTGACAGAATCAAGCAGAGAGGAAAAGAGTATAACTTCCTAAGACAAAGTGTCCAATGGATTGACCCTGGATCGGCTTCCCCTCACCTTGATGAAGATCAAATTGTTGGCTTTGAAGACCCAAGAGATGAATTGATCGGTTGGTTAGTAAAGGGACCAGTGGAGCGCATTGTCATATCTGTGGTAGGAAtgggaggacaaggaaaaaccACTCTTGTTGGCAGAGTTTTCAACAACCAGGAGGTGATTGCACACTTTGGTGGCTGTCGTGCATGGATCACAGTCTCTCAATCCTACACTGTGGAAGGATTGCTGAGAGACGTGTTGGAGAAGATGTGCAAAGAAATAAGAGAGGATCCTCCTCTAGGTATTTCTAAAATGGATCTAAATTCATTGATTGTTGAAGTGAAAAACTATTTGCAAAAAAAGAGGTATGTTGTTATTTTTGATGATGTGTGGAGTGTGGAACTTTGGGGTCAGATTGAAAATGCCATGCTTGATAATAACAATGGAAGTAGGATATTAATCACAACTAGGAGCAAGGATGTTGTGGACTCTTGTAAGAACTCTCCTTTTGTAttgttctctaatttttttaatggaacaaaaatatttattttatttagtaccATAATTTTAAACGAATCAAACAAACTCTAACGATAAAATTGTCTAATTTGCCACAAgaaattttatgttattatctATTCCTTTAAGAGATATTGGTTTTAACCTTTTTACTCTCAAAAGTCTCACCATTGTAATGCTCTGTGTACTAATATTGTGCTTTGAATTGGTAGGAATTGGGTTTCAAAGCTTTGAAATATAGATTCTCCATGCTGCGCTTTCAACGATGCATTGGTccatggattaaaaaaaatgtgaaattgtcCTTCTTTAACAAAGTCATCTATGTTTACGACAATTTGTGATGTATAATAATGTGTAAAACAAGTTATAACAGTATGTCTTTTAAGgattgtgaaatttttttttatttggtttgtgtctttttatttggtaataagaaagaaaaaaaacttgttgtaatttatttgttttgtaaagtttcattccttattttatttaaagttttctTGCTAAATTTTCCTCTACCAGCTCTTTCTCTAGTGGACATTGTTAGTAAACAACCTATTAAAGAAGTTTACAGCAGGAAGAAGAGGGGTAACTGAATATTAGGAGCCACATGAAGTTGTTAATAATAGTGATTGTCGGGTAGATAATCAATTAGAAATCCAAAAATGTATCTGAAAATTCAGAGATATCCCAGAAAACCATTAATCTGATTTGAGATGAGTGGGATGCACTAGACCCATATCTTGTAAAGGTGTTGATGACTTTTCTTACATTTGGTTTATGCCTCTTCAGAAAAGAGAAATAGGCAGCACTATTtgtcaaaataaaatgtaagtAATTCGTGGAGTTAAACTACATCTGTCAACCAAAAACATGGCATAGTGTACTGGAACTTGAAAGCTTGTCTTCAGCTTATAAAGCCAATGGACTTCAAAACTCTTCTCAAAAAATGAAATCACTTTGACGTGTAGTAATGAAAAATTAAGCACAAAAACACTTTATTTCAGAGACACAGTAGAACTTATGTCTCAGAGAATACTAATCAAGTTTACAATCACTTTTATTATGTAAAGCCCCCTTTCATGTAGTTTTCTTCATGAACCATGATGCATCATCAATGCTTCATTGAGAATATGCAAAAAAATCAGTAATGCTCCATCATTTTATAGACTATATTCCCTTTGTACAGAACCATGTGTTGCAAATGCATGCATTCGTTCCTCTTGATTCAGATCATTGTCATGTCAAGAGATTTGAAATCCATTATTGAATAAGCAACAAAATTGAAGCCATTGTATGTTTAGATCAATATATTTGTTCAGTAACTCGCCGCCTTGCTACCAGTACCAATAGTCGTGCTACATTGTTGAATATATGTCAAAGTTAACAGCTGCAGATAGACCAACCCAACTAAGTATAAACGATTAAGCGGCAGAATTATATAACatttagaaaaagaataatGATGATTAAATTCAAAGAGCAGACTCACCAGACGCAAGGTACGGAATAGATCCATAGCTGAATCATGTTGGGTTCAGTTTTTTGTTACAATTGTTTTCCATTCATTTTCGGAATGGTCATGCTTTTGTGTAATTTTACAATCTACCAGTAATGATCAAACACTTCTGACAATCATGCCTCCTCATGCAACAAAAGTCACAATGATAGTCCCACACTGAAGAGTTTAGGTTAAGACGAAGGTTTATATAACTAAACGCTGAGATAAAAGGTCACGATCTTACTTGAACTGGATCTGTTCTATAGGCTCCTACAAAGACCCAAAATTTTACACCATTCTATATTTTGTTTTGCacatttattattgaaaaaacaaaagtaagaaaatgaaatatgaaACCGATGAAAGTAGTTTTTGTTAGCCTAGGAAACCATTTGAGGTTGGGGGAATGCCCCATTCAAAGTGGCTTGTTTTGTGCAGTTTCAACGTGCTCCATTTGACACTTAATGAATTACAGATTAGCATTCTCATCAATTACAGATTAGTGAATTACAAATCCAAACTCGTAAGagtttttttcattataaaaacttCACACTAATAAATTACAATCTTATTTTCTAAAAGTTTCGAGTAAAGTCGATGGTTTAATATTCTCATCAATTGATTATGTTGAAAACATTTAAagttatcaaactcgagagtttacaTAGACTTGTGAGAGTTTTTATAAGAGTTCATttcatatgaaaataataataaaatatctataaataacatattaattaaacatttcaacaatataataaaaaaataataaatcataaatttcacacCGCTAGATAATAACTTGTAGATGTTATAGTAATGGTAAAACATTCTCATCGaggggtttgatgttattagagaacaaaattttgatgttattagatgtgaaaatttttcgatttgaaaacaacacacTAAATAGAAGTATGTTAAAAACTAAACGGACAAAAACTAACtcaaaatgacttacattttgatctaatttttttaacttgtcgACTCAGGTGATAAACTCGAGAGTTTATcgaatttatttaaagtttatcGAGTCTACCCAGAGTTTGAGTTTATTAAAAAGAGAATTTACACAAAAATTAACTCACAAAGAATAAATGAACTTGTAAACTCATAAGAGTTAATTCTgcgagtttgataaccatgaaagtatttgtttattttttaaaaattgacattgcaaattaaaattttccatACAAATTTCTTCTATCCTCATTTAGTTATGAATAGAAACAAGGCAACAAATTGGTACTGGGCTCTTGTTAATCTTCGTATGGCAATATTTTCACCACTCTTCAATAGTAACTTGTATGACATGATATTGCAAGGTAAGGATAACAATTGTTACAACAAAATTACAggaaatattgattttattacaTGCACATAAGCAACACTTCAAGTTTCCACTCTCAAGAATCCAAAGACAGGATAGCAATGCTCCCAAATCCTCAACATGCTAATCCAACTTCTTAAggatgaatttttttctttttgggtgGGGGGGTGGAGAAGACATTAAAGAGGTCCAGTTCTAAGTGCATTGCCAAGATCAGCAATGAGATCATTCACATCCTCAATTCCCACAGATATTCGTACAAGATCTTCAGTTAAACCTCTGGCCTCGCGAACTGCAGCAGGTATGCTTGCATGTGACATAAAGCATGGCATGCTAATGAGGGACTTCACACTCCCtgccaacaacaaaaaataacaaggtcAACAGGGTCAGGGTCAACCTCTCCACATAATTATTCACAAGCAGACATCAAAACTGTGTAAAAATGTTCTAGAAAACTAAGCACGTAGTTCCATCTTCCCAATGCACAAAACGCAAAAGATACGGTTTTATTACTTCTGTGTTTTACGCCTCAGAATAAGAGAATATCTGTTGCAACATGTACTCAAACATGTCCTAAATTGAATGAGGGGTTAACTTctccaaagaaaaataaagtgtaAGAGTCCAAATTTTACACACCTAAACGAGAGATAAGTACTCGTTGTTCAAGAACGTAGAATATGAAGTGCATATACCTTTTGGTCTACCATTATGTTTGGACATATATGTTAGAAACCTACCttccctcaatttttttattttaattcttccaCTAATTTCAGAGTCAGGAAATTAAAATCACCACATAAGATATTAACTTACAGTTATTCCtcaaactaaattaatatttgcaaTATAAAAGGGGAGAGAAAACTAGTATTCGTATATTAAATTGAATCAAAGGTCTGCTTAGAGAATTGTACATCTTCATACAATCTGTACTGTCATTAAAGAACTGATATCCTGGAGAatctattaaatataattatattattttattattaccagTTGACAATTCTTTCATTAGAGCATTATGAGGAAAAATTATTACCAAAGCTGACGGTTATACTGAAGTATTTGGTAGTTTCAACAATATGCTTTGAAAGTGCCAATGAACCAGTCAAGAAGCTAAGCACAGATCCTGCACCCTTTGCCTGCAATGAGACTATATGAATCTTGTATGATAATAAATAGTGGCCATAGAGGAATAACAATCTTAAATTTTCAACTCATACCACACCTGAGAATAGTGTAAATCACGACCAGGATGACCAGGCAAGCCAGCATAATTCACTTCCTTCACTCGAGGATGGGAGGCAAGGAACTCTGCAATCTTCTGTGCGTTATCCTGCACAAGATTTTCACTCAAAAATGacaatcataattcataacaAAGCAAATGGTCAACATAAAAGACAATGACATGCCAAATGGATCTGGAACCCAAAATTAGGATATCACAATCTGCACGTAGCAGATTATgagaccataaaaatttgacatcctGTCTCCTCAAAAATTTAACCTTCTAGACAACATAAAAAACGAACTTCCGTGGCTTTATAGTTTCAAGGTGAATTCGAAATCCAATTTTGAACTCAAAAAGCATAATCAGAGAAAGTATGATAATTTAACAGAACAATGAGAAATGTATGGGGATTGAAGATGTAAGACATTAGACTGTTGACCAAAATTACAATTAGTACATGCATGTCTAGTCATAACACCATCCAAGCATGTAATTTTGCCATAAGGATGTAAATAGCTTGACTTTCTATATGAAATATTGTTAAAGGAGCTGTTCAGCTTCAAAATCAGAAGTATAAAGCCAATC is a window encoding:
- the LOC102666237 gene encoding disease resistance protein RPM1 isoform X2 encodes the protein MIHVEQEHHDPGCAALLCQIIHLIETLMPRHRIASGIQQIKSVIDRIKQRGKEYNFLRQSVQWIDPGSASPHLDEDQIVGFEDPRDELIGWLVKGPVERIVISVVGMGGQGKTTLVGRVFNNQEVIAHFGGCRAWITVSQSYTVEGLLRDVLEKMCKEIREDPPLGIGFQSFEI
- the LOC102666237 gene encoding disease resistance protein RPM1 isoform X1; translation: MIHVEQEHHDPGCAALLCQIIHLIETLMPRHRIASGIQQIKSVIDRIKQRGKEYNFLRQSVQWIDPGSASPHLDEDQIVGFEDPRDELIGWLVKGPVERIVISVVGMGGQGKTTLVGRVFNNQEVIAHFGGCRAWITVSQSYTVEGLLRDVLEKMCKEIREDPPLGISKMDLNSLIVEVKNYLQKKRYVVIFDDVWSVELWGQIENAMLDNNNGSRILITTRSKDVVDS